A genomic region of Rheinheimera sp. MMS21-TC3 contains the following coding sequences:
- the ribD gene encoding bifunctional diaminohydroxyphosphoribosylaminopyrimidine deaminase/5-amino-6-(5-phosphoribosylamino)uracil reductase RibD: MLSEQDKHWMQRAIELARQGRFTTSPNPNVGAVIVKNNNCIGEGYHQQAGGPHAEVFALQQAAAAAKGATCYVTLEPCSHVGRTAPCAQALIDAGVSRVVVAMQDPNPQVAGKGIALLEEAGIKVEVGLLAEQSRALNAGFLSRMEQKRPFVQLKLAASLDGRTALANGVSKWLTGAEARADVQLYRAQSCAILSTATTVLTDNARLNLRAEELSSSVPRLNNGLLRQPKKIILDRQHLLTGQEALFNDQTEVLQCVTRLENSKLKPHNATQLLCKTAKDGRFDLVALLQQLATEQQLNTLWVEAGATLAGSLISQRLVDELIVYIAPKLLGNFAQPLAVLDNFTSLEQVPTLTWHSLTKVGADIKLTARFN; encoded by the coding sequence ATGCTTAGCGAGCAAGATAAGCATTGGATGCAGCGCGCTATAGAGTTAGCTAGGCAAGGGCGTTTTACTACCAGCCCTAATCCTAATGTTGGTGCTGTGATTGTTAAAAATAATAATTGTATAGGTGAGGGTTATCATCAACAAGCAGGTGGTCCTCATGCTGAAGTTTTTGCTTTACAACAAGCGGCCGCAGCAGCCAAAGGTGCAACCTGTTATGTCACTTTAGAACCATGTAGTCATGTTGGCCGTACTGCGCCTTGTGCCCAAGCACTTATTGATGCTGGTGTAAGCCGGGTAGTTGTTGCGATGCAAGATCCTAACCCGCAAGTTGCAGGTAAAGGTATAGCCTTACTTGAAGAAGCGGGCATTAAGGTTGAAGTGGGGTTGCTGGCCGAGCAGAGCAGAGCGTTAAATGCTGGCTTTTTATCGCGGATGGAGCAAAAAAGACCTTTTGTGCAATTAAAGTTAGCGGCTAGTTTAGATGGCAGAACAGCATTAGCTAACGGCGTCAGTAAATGGTTAACAGGCGCAGAAGCAAGGGCAGATGTGCAACTGTACCGTGCCCAGAGCTGTGCTATTTTATCTACAGCAACAACAGTGTTAACCGATAATGCGCGTTTAAATCTAAGGGCAGAAGAGCTAAGCAGCAGCGTTCCTCGTTTAAATAATGGCCTGTTACGGCAGCCAAAAAAAATCATTTTAGATCGCCAACATTTGCTAACAGGCCAAGAAGCCTTGTTTAATGACCAGACAGAAGTGTTGCAGTGTGTGACTAGGCTTGAAAACAGCAAGCTAAAACCCCATAACGCTACACAATTGCTGTGTAAAACAGCTAAGGATGGCCGCTTTGATCTAGTGGCTTTGTTACAGCAATTAGCGACAGAGCAACAGCTTAATACCTTATGGGTAGAAGCAGGTGCAACCTTGGCAGGAAGTTTAATTAGCCAGCGCTTAGTGGATGAATTAATAGTGTATATTGCGCCAAAATTACTAGGTAATTTTGCACAACCTTTAGCTGTGCTAGATAACTTCACCAGCCTAGAGCAAGTGCCAACACTAACTTGGCACAGCCTAACTAAAGTTGGTGCTGATATTAAACTTACAGCTCGATTTAATTAA
- a CDS encoding class I SAM-dependent methyltransferase, with the protein MKPALNEKDSGLPTDWHQFGQGELLAEHINQLLQPWWQQIFGYYLLKVGDLSSALDSRSCKAQHHINIGYNTNNALIKGQADALPIRSLSVDAVLLAHSLEFVSDPHHVVREAHRVLMPDGYLIITGVNPISLVGALSAMPWLHSKFPWSGRFFSISRVKDWLHLVGFEVLSEQRFFCSTMLGSKQLKDKAEQSMADAKLQAWVEKYLAWFGASYLLVARKRELPLTPIRPKWQLTPQYANQVKGVSARQGSTNN; encoded by the coding sequence ATGAAACCAGCATTAAATGAAAAAGATAGCGGTTTACCTACAGATTGGCATCAGTTTGGCCAAGGTGAGTTATTGGCTGAACATATTAATCAATTATTACAGCCATGGTGGCAGCAAATTTTTGGCTATTATTTATTAAAAGTAGGTGACTTAAGCAGCGCCTTAGACAGCCGAAGCTGTAAAGCCCAGCACCATATTAATATTGGTTACAATACTAATAATGCTTTAATTAAAGGCCAAGCAGATGCTTTACCTATAAGGTCGTTGAGCGTTGATGCTGTACTGTTAGCGCACAGCTTAGAGTTTGTCAGCGATCCGCATCATGTGGTGCGTGAAGCGCATCGCGTACTTATGCCAGATGGTTATTTAATAATAACTGGTGTTAATCCTATTAGTTTAGTGGGTGCGTTAAGTGCTATGCCATGGTTACACTCAAAATTTCCATGGAGCGGTCGTTTTTTTAGTATATCGCGAGTAAAAGACTGGTTGCATTTAGTCGGGTTTGAAGTGCTAAGCGAACAACGCTTTTTTTGCTCCACTATGTTAGGCAGCAAGCAATTGAAAGATAAGGCAGAGCAGAGTATGGCTGATGCTAAGCTACAAGCTTGGGTTGAAAAGTATTTAGCCTGGTTTGGTGCTAGTTATTTACTGGTCGCAAGAAAGCGCGAACTGCCGTTAACGCCTATTCGGCCTAAATGGCAACTTACACCGCAATATGCCAATCAAGTAAAAGGGGTAAGCGCAAGGCAGGGCAGTACTAATAATTAA
- a CDS encoding DEAD/DEAH box helicase has protein sequence MPFKDLSLDPRLLRSVQHLGFVKPTEIQQEAIPAVMVGRDLIVSSKTGSGKTLAYLLPMMQRLLKSRALTKRDARALILAPTRELAKQVYAQLRLFVANTPISSVLIVGGENFNDQEKILKRQPDVIVATPGRFVDHLEHKSVFINGLEMLILDEADRMLDLGFLDQLTHINKAADHRLRQTLMFSATLDHAQVNQLALGLLKNPFRVAIGAGYEQHQDIKQRYYFADHLPHKEALLKHFLTTESIDQMIIFTATRSDTERLAEFCQQLGITAVGLSGKLSQSARNAVMQAFVTGKYKVLVTTDLAARGLDLLSVSHVVNFDLPKYAEEYVHRIGRTGRAGAKGQAISLVGPKDVVSLQQIEAFLRLETEFSQVPGLEAKFDGKEKPKVAIKPAVKKWPKPAKPLAKQNAEKKPQKAAPVFFQPSTDGLSPPKRKKK, from the coding sequence TTGCCATTTAAAGATTTATCGCTCGACCCAAGACTGTTGCGCTCAGTACAGCACTTAGGGTTTGTTAAGCCAACCGAAATTCAACAAGAAGCTATACCAGCAGTTATGGTAGGCCGTGATTTAATAGTGTCATCAAAAACCGGCTCAGGTAAAACTTTAGCTTATTTATTGCCTATGATGCAGCGGTTATTAAAAAGTCGGGCTTTAACCAAACGTGACGCTAGAGCGTTAATTTTAGCGCCAACTCGTGAACTTGCTAAGCAGGTTTATGCTCAATTACGTTTGTTTGTTGCCAATACACCTATTTCTTCGGTATTAATTGTTGGTGGCGAAAACTTTAATGATCAAGAGAAAATATTAAAACGGCAACCAGATGTAATAGTGGCGACACCTGGCCGCTTTGTTGATCATTTAGAGCATAAATCGGTGTTTATTAATGGTTTAGAAATGCTGATTTTAGATGAAGCCGATCGGATGTTGGATTTAGGCTTTTTAGATCAGTTAACCCATATTAATAAAGCGGCTGATCATAGATTACGGCAAACCTTGATGTTTTCTGCCACTTTAGATCATGCTCAGGTTAATCAGCTAGCATTAGGCTTATTAAAAAATCCGTTTCGAGTGGCTATTGGTGCCGGTTATGAACAGCATCAAGATATTAAACAACGCTACTATTTTGCTGATCATTTACCACATAAAGAAGCGTTATTAAAACACTTTTTAACCACAGAATCTATTGATCAAATGATTATTTTCACGGCTACACGCAGTGATACTGAACGTTTAGCCGAGTTTTGTCAGCAACTTGGTATTACAGCAGTAGGCTTAAGTGGCAAGCTAAGCCAAAGTGCCCGTAATGCAGTGATGCAGGCTTTTGTTACAGGTAAATATAAAGTTTTAGTGACAACTGATTTAGCCGCGCGTGGTTTAGACTTATTAAGTGTGTCGCATGTAGTGAACTTTGATTTACCAAAGTATGCTGAAGAATATGTCCATCGTATCGGTAGGACAGGCCGTGCTGGCGCAAAAGGCCAAGCAATTTCTTTGGTTGGTCCCAAAGATGTGGTTAGTTTACAGCAAATAGAAGCTTTTTTACGTCTAGAAACCGAATTTAGCCAAGTACCAGGTTTAGAGGCTAAATTTGATGGTAAAGAAAAGCCAAAAGTTGCCATAAAGCCAGCGGTTAAAAAATGGCCTAAACCAGCCAAACCTCTAGCAAAACAAAATGCTGAGAAAAAACCGCAAAAAGCGGCGCCAGTCTTTTTTCAACCAAGTACTGATGGTTTATCACCGCCAAAACGAAAAAAAAAATAA
- a CDS encoding DsbA family protein, translated as MKIKIALLIIASALFVSACSKDKSSEVLVSANQAATVQTAVKNDDKASSKTSLVAAVPNITYKENVHYKILNNINTDNVTSPMLVEYFWLGCPHCYNFEETLDELKSAIPQLTVLKKPAAFNQRWAQDATIYYAFKEMGELQHLSALFELYNKNNNLLTSELFNDFLKSKQINVDEFFEHIKNSETIKSSIQENITEMAENDITGVPAVAINGKYLILMSEDIKSMEDYLDLVRYLLKK; from the coding sequence ATGAAAATTAAAATCGCGCTATTAATTATAGCCTCGGCTCTTTTTGTGTCAGCTTGTTCTAAAGATAAAAGCAGCGAAGTATTAGTTAGCGCTAATCAAGCTGCTACAGTGCAAACCGCTGTTAAGAATGACGATAAGGCTAGCAGCAAAACTAGTTTAGTGGCTGCAGTACCTAATATTACTTATAAAGAAAATGTTCATTATAAGATCCTAAATAACATTAATACTGATAATGTTACGTCGCCAATGTTAGTTGAGTATTTTTGGCTTGGTTGTCCACATTGTTATAATTTTGAAGAAACCTTAGACGAATTAAAGAGCGCAATTCCGCAACTTACAGTGTTAAAAAAGCCAGCTGCTTTTAATCAGCGCTGGGCTCAAGATGCCACGATTTATTATGCATTTAAAGAAATGGGCGAATTGCAGCATCTATCTGCATTATTTGAGTTGTATAATAAAAACAATAATTTATTAACAAGTGAGCTTTTTAATGACTTCTTAAAATCCAAGCAAATCAATGTAGACGAATTTTTTGAGCATATTAAAAATAGTGAAACTATTAAGTCGAGCATTCAGGAAAATATTACTGAGATGGCTGAGAATGACATTACCGGTGTGCCAGCAGTGGCAATTAATGGTAAATATTTAATTTTAATGTCAGAAGATATTAAATCTATGGAAGACTATTTAGATTTAGTTCGTTATCTATTAAAAAAATAA
- a CDS encoding DUF2058 domain-containing protein yields MSNALKDQLLKAGLADAKKLKAIKKDKHKQKVQAGKKTVVNEASLLAEQKRQQQVERDRQLNQEKQALLQQKAIAAQVKQLIETHSISAKGEVAYNFTDGTLVKRLYVNAKLHDELSRGLVAIAKQDDNYALVPAAVAEKISQRQPESIVLLNVKQQQPEEDDPYAEFQVPDDLMW; encoded by the coding sequence ATGAGTAATGCATTAAAAGATCAGCTACTTAAAGCCGGTTTAGCCGATGCGAAAAAATTAAAAGCTATTAAAAAAGATAAACATAAACAAAAAGTGCAAGCGGGTAAAAAAACAGTGGTAAACGAAGCAAGTTTACTCGCTGAACAAAAGCGCCAGCAACAAGTTGAGCGAGACCGCCAACTTAACCAAGAAAAACAAGCTTTACTACAGCAAAAAGCCATAGCGGCGCAAGTTAAGCAATTAATAGAAACCCATTCCATTAGCGCTAAAGGTGAAGTGGCTTATAACTTTACCGACGGCACCTTAGTTAAGCGATTATATGTTAATGCTAAGCTACATGATGAATTAAGCCGTGGCTTAGTGGCTATTGCAAAACAAGATGACAACTATGCACTAGTACCCGCTGCCGTTGCCGAAAAAATTAGCCAGCGCCAGCCAGAAAGTATTGTGCTATTAAATGTTAAGCAGCAACAACCAGAAGAAGACGATCCTTACGCAGAATTCCAAGTTCCTGACGATTTAATGTGGTAA
- the nrdR gene encoding transcriptional regulator NrdR yields MYCPFCNADDTKVIDSRLVADGHQVRRRRECLACHERYTTFETAELVMPRVIKRDGSREPFNEDKLRSGLLRSLEKRPVPTEQIEQLIQKIKSQLRATGEREVSSQFLGKLIMDELVVVDKVAYVRFASVYRSFKDIREFGEEIARLGENS; encoded by the coding sequence ATGTATTGCCCTTTTTGTAATGCGGATGACACTAAAGTTATTGATTCACGTCTAGTTGCCGATGGCCATCAAGTCCGCCGGCGTAGAGAATGCTTAGCCTGCCACGAACGCTATACAACTTTTGAGACAGCAGAGTTAGTTATGCCAAGGGTAATAAAGCGTGATGGTTCTCGTGAGCCATTTAATGAAGATAAGTTACGTAGTGGTTTATTGCGATCATTAGAAAAAAGGCCAGTGCCTACCGAGCAAATTGAGCAGTTAATTCAAAAAATAAAATCACAATTAAGAGCGACAGGAGAGCGTGAGGTCTCTAGTCAATTTTTAGGTAAGCTTATTATGGATGAGTTAGTAGTAGTAGATAAAGTGGCTTATGTCCGTTTTGCTTCTGTTTATCGCTCATTTAAAGATATTCGTGAGTTTGGTGAAGAGATTGCTCGGTTGGGAGAGAATAGTTAA
- a CDS encoding cold-shock protein: MSDLITGSVKWFNEEKGYGFLEREGGKDVFVHFRAINGTGRKTLLEGQQVTFEVTEGQKGPQAENVTVIG, translated from the coding sequence ATGTCAGATTTAATTACAGGTTCAGTTAAGTGGTTTAATGAAGAAAAAGGCTATGGTTTTCTTGAGCGTGAAGGTGGCAAAGATGTGTTTGTTCATTTTCGAGCTATTAATGGCACTGGCCGTAAAACACTTCTTGAAGGGCAGCAAGTTACTTTTGAAGTAACCGAGGGTCAAAAAGGTCCACAAGCTGAAAACGTAACTGTTATCGGTTAA
- the glyA gene encoding serine hydroxymethyltransferase — translation MLKRDMNIADFDPELWQSIEDETARQEAHIELIASENYVSPRVLQAQGSQLTNKYAEGYPHKRYYGGCEFVDIAEDLAISRAKELFAADYANVQPHSGSQANAAVFLALLNAGDTILGMSLAHGGHLTHGASVSSSGKLYNSIQYGLHPETGVVDYDQAEALALEHKPKMIIAGFSAYSGVIDWQRFRDIADKVGAYLFVDMAHVAGLVAAGLYPNPVPIADVVTTTTHKTLAGPRGGLILARSNEAIEKKLNSAVFPGTQGGPLMHVIAAKAVAFKEALQPEFKVYQQQVLNNAVAMCDEIQKRGYKVVSGGTQNHLFLLDLIDKDITGKDADAALGLAHITVNKNSVPNDPRSPFVTSGLRLGTPAITRRGFKETESRKVASLICDILDNMGDNAVIERVKADVAKLCSDFPVYA, via the coding sequence ATGTTAAAGCGTGATATGAATATTGCCGATTTTGATCCGGAATTATGGCAATCTATTGAAGATGAAACCGCCCGTCAAGAGGCTCACATTGAGTTAATAGCGTCAGAAAACTATGTTAGTCCACGTGTATTACAGGCTCAAGGTTCACAGTTAACCAATAAGTATGCTGAAGGTTACCCACATAAGCGCTATTACGGCGGTTGTGAATTTGTTGATATTGCAGAAGATTTAGCTATATCTCGGGCTAAAGAGTTATTTGCAGCAGATTACGCTAACGTGCAGCCGCACTCAGGTTCTCAGGCTAACGCTGCGGTGTTTTTAGCCTTACTTAACGCTGGTGATACTATTTTAGGTATGAGTTTAGCCCATGGTGGTCACTTAACCCACGGCGCTTCAGTTAGCTCATCAGGTAAGTTATATAATTCAATTCAGTACGGCTTGCACCCAGAAACCGGTGTGGTTGATTATGATCAAGCAGAAGCCTTAGCATTAGAGCACAAACCAAAAATGATTATTGCTGGTTTTTCTGCTTATTCTGGTGTTATTGATTGGCAACGTTTTCGTGATATAGCCGATAAAGTAGGGGCTTATTTATTTGTAGATATGGCGCACGTTGCCGGTCTAGTGGCGGCGGGTCTTTACCCAAACCCAGTGCCTATCGCTGATGTGGTAACCACCACTACCCATAAAACTTTAGCAGGCCCTCGTGGTGGTTTAATTTTAGCGCGCAGCAATGAAGCCATTGAAAAGAAATTAAACTCTGCAGTATTTCCTGGCACTCAAGGTGGCCCGTTAATGCATGTTATTGCTGCTAAAGCTGTTGCTTTTAAAGAAGCCTTACAGCCAGAGTTTAAAGTCTATCAGCAGCAAGTATTAAATAATGCTGTTGCTATGTGTGACGAAATTCAAAAGCGTGGTTATAAAGTGGTTTCAGGTGGTACGCAAAACCATTTGTTTTTATTAGATTTAATTGATAAAGATATTACCGGTAAAGATGCCGACGCGGCTTTAGGGTTAGCACATATTACTGTGAATAAGAACTCAGTCCCTAATGACCCACGCTCACCATTTGTAACCAGTGGTTTGCGTTTAGGTACGCCTGCTATTACGCGTCGTGGTTTTAAAGAGACTGAATCACGTAAAGTGGCTAGTTTAATTTGTGATATTTTAGACAATATGGGTGATAACGCTGTTATTGAACGTGTTAAAGCTGATGTTGCTAAGTTATGTAGTGACTTTCCAGTTTATGCTTAA
- the dinB gene encoding DNA polymerase IV, giving the protein MRKIIHIDMDCFFAAVEMRDNPRLRHIPIAIGGSRQARGVISTCNYPARAFGIHSAMPTHQALKLCPHLTLIKGNMDKYRLASQQIRQIFYRYTDKIEPLSLDEAYLDVTDCKLFCGSATLIANNIRQAIKQETGLTASAGVAPNKFLAKIASDENKPDGIFVITPCQVAKFVASLPLKKLPGVGAKTAERLAKLGLHLCADIQTVPLATLIKHFGSMADSLLKRSQGIDEREVFHNIQRKSLGIETTVEQDLTDFSACVTALATLVPKLEQRLAKYQTSTAGQYSPINKIGIKLKFNDFRQTTVEKQGIALTLNNLLPLLEEAWQRRQQHSVRLVGIQIGFNTGALHQLNLPF; this is encoded by the coding sequence GTGCGCAAAATTATACATATAGATATGGATTGCTTTTTTGCTGCTGTAGAAATGCGCGACAATCCAAGGCTGCGCCATATTCCCATTGCCATTGGCGGTTCTCGCCAAGCTCGCGGTGTTATTTCTACCTGTAACTATCCAGCTCGAGCTTTTGGCATTCATTCCGCCATGCCTACCCATCAAGCACTAAAATTATGCCCACATTTAACCTTAATTAAAGGCAATATGGATAAGTATCGCTTAGCTAGCCAACAGATAAGACAGATATTTTATCGTTATACCGACAAAATTGAGCCGTTATCATTAGATGAAGCCTATTTAGATGTTACAGACTGCAAGCTGTTCTGTGGCAGCGCCACCCTGATTGCTAATAACATTCGCCAAGCTATTAAACAAGAAACTGGCCTAACTGCTTCTGCTGGCGTAGCGCCTAATAAGTTTTTAGCCAAAATTGCCAGTGATGAAAATAAGCCTGATGGCATCTTTGTTATTACACCTTGCCAAGTGGCAAAGTTTGTCGCTAGTTTACCACTAAAAAAGCTACCTGGTGTTGGCGCTAAAACGGCTGAACGCCTGGCTAAACTTGGCTTACATCTATGCGCTGATATTCAAACAGTACCCTTAGCTACCTTAATTAAGCACTTTGGTAGCATGGCTGATAGCTTGCTAAAACGTAGTCAAGGCATTGATGAGCGAGAAGTATTCCATAACATACAGCGTAAATCGCTAGGAATTGAAACCACAGTAGAGCAAGACCTAACCGATTTTTCTGCCTGTGTAACAGCCCTTGCTACTTTAGTGCCTAAATTAGAGCAGCGTTTAGCAAAATATCAAACTAGTACTGCAGGCCAATATTCACCTATCAATAAAATTGGTATTAAATTAAAGTTTAATGACTTTCGGCAAACTACGGTAGAAAAGCAAGGTATAGCCCTAACTTTAAACAATTTATTACCACTGCTTGAAGAGGCATGGCAACGTAGACAGCAGCACAGTGTTCGTCTTGTGGGTATTCAGATAGGTTTCAATACTGGTGCATTACACCAACTTAATTTACCGTTTTAA